One part of the Algibacter sp. L1A34 genome encodes these proteins:
- a CDS encoding winged helix-turn-helix transcriptional regulator, with the protein MNKNNYCPLNYTMTLIGTKWKPLILFHLLEGALRSGILQKQIIGISNKMFTQTVRELEKDGLVVRKVYAVVPPKVEYKLSTRGESLEGILRSLDQWGANDLNS; encoded by the coding sequence ATGAATAAAAATAATTATTGCCCGCTTAATTATACCATGACGTTAATTGGTACAAAATGGAAACCTTTAATTCTGTTTCATCTTTTAGAAGGAGCTTTGCGTTCGGGGATTTTACAGAAACAAATTATTGGTATTTCTAACAAAATGTTCACACAAACGGTTAGAGAACTAGAAAAAGATGGTTTAGTTGTTAGAAAAGTATATGCTGTGGTTCCTCCCAAAGTCGAGTACAAATTAAGTACACGAGGCGAATCTCTCGAAGGTATTTTAAGAAGTCTAGACCAATGGGGTGCTAACGATTTAAATAGCTAA